A part of Microbacterium atlanticum genomic DNA contains:
- a CDS encoding AzlD domain-containing protein, with protein MTMWTAVLTAAIICVALKTVGYLIPPKWVQAPRPMRIADLLTVALLAALVAVQTLGAGQAVVVDARVPAVLVAAGLLMLRAPFLVVVIAAALVAAVLRLWGWAA; from the coding sequence GTGACGATGTGGACCGCTGTGCTGACGGCAGCCATCATCTGCGTGGCGCTGAAGACGGTCGGCTACCTCATCCCGCCGAAGTGGGTGCAGGCGCCCAGGCCGATGCGGATCGCCGATCTGCTGACCGTGGCCCTCCTCGCCGCGCTCGTCGCGGTGCAGACGCTCGGCGCCGGGCAGGCGGTGGTCGTCGACGCACGGGTCCCCGCCGTGCTCGTCGCCGCGGGACTGCTGATGCTCAGGGCGCCGTTCCTGGTCGTCGTGATCGCCGCCGCGCTGGTGGCGGCAGTCCTGCGGCTGTGGGGGTGGGCTGCGTGA
- a CDS encoding AzlC family ABC transporter permease: MTHELHFDDVHSAGEAKRAVREALGVALATSAYGISFGALAVASGLDVWQTCVLSLVMFTGGSQFAFAGIVGAGGLAAAPAAIASAALLGVRNVAYGIRMSPVIGAGFWRRAAAALFTIDESTAVSLAQSSHRARTLGFWVTGIGIYIGWNLSTLAGALLGDVLGDPRAYGLDAAAAAAFLALLWPRLRARQPIVVGVAAAVVATVLTPVLMPGLPVIIAAAVAIAVGFTNWLGRDDEGLTAEPDDVAEREGLP; the protein is encoded by the coding sequence GTGACCCACGAGCTCCACTTCGACGACGTGCACAGCGCCGGCGAGGCGAAGCGGGCGGTGCGCGAGGCGCTCGGGGTGGCGCTGGCCACCAGTGCGTACGGGATCTCGTTCGGCGCGCTGGCGGTCGCCTCGGGTCTGGACGTGTGGCAGACCTGCGTGCTCAGTCTCGTGATGTTCACCGGGGGATCCCAGTTCGCGTTCGCCGGCATCGTCGGCGCCGGGGGACTGGCTGCCGCGCCGGCCGCGATCGCCTCCGCCGCCCTGCTCGGCGTGCGCAACGTCGCCTACGGCATCCGCATGTCCCCGGTCATCGGGGCGGGATTCTGGCGGCGCGCCGCGGCCGCCCTGTTCACGATCGACGAGTCCACTGCGGTGTCGCTCGCGCAGTCGTCGCACCGTGCACGGACCCTCGGCTTCTGGGTCACCGGAATCGGCATCTACATCGGCTGGAACCTCTCCACACTCGCCGGCGCGCTGCTGGGCGATGTGCTCGGCGACCCGCGCGCGTACGGGCTGGACGCGGCCGCGGCAGCCGCCTTCCTCGCGCTGCTGTGGCCGCGGCTGAGGGCGCGCCAGCCCATCGTCGTCGGGGTGGCCGCGGCGGTCGTCGCGACGGTGCTGACGCCCGTGCTGATGCCGGGGCTGCCGGTCATCATCGCCGCCGCGGTGGCGATCGCGGTCGGCTTCACGAACTGGCTCGGCCGCGACGACGAGGGGCTCACCGCAGAGCCCGACGACGTCGCCGAACGGGAGGGCCTGCCGTGA